A genomic window from Tolypothrix sp. PCC 7910 includes:
- the gloB gene encoding hydroxyacylglutathione hydrolase codes for MQVIRLEALSDNYIFLLYDRTQNIAAAVDPAEAEPVFRKLTELNAKLVAIFNTHHHHDHVGGNQQLIQKFPEAVVYAGSEDRGRIPRQTIFLEDGDRVQFGDRMAEVIFVPGHTRAHIAYYFPPEVATEAGDLFCGDTLFAGGCGRIFEGTPAQMVNSLNKLRSLPDNTQVWCAHEYTLKNLQFALTVDGENADLQKRFDEVKAYRNQGKATIPSTIGVEKRTNPFLRWEQPTLQSAAKSNDPVQTFARIRGMKDKF; via the coding sequence ATGCAGGTCATTCGTCTGGAAGCACTCTCGGATAACTATATATTCTTGCTGTACGATCGCACGCAGAATATCGCTGCTGCTGTCGATCCCGCAGAGGCTGAACCTGTATTCAGGAAACTGACAGAACTTAACGCTAAGTTAGTAGCGATTTTTAACACCCACCATCATCACGATCATGTGGGTGGTAATCAGCAGCTAATACAAAAATTTCCTGAAGCAGTAGTCTATGCTGGATCTGAGGATCGGGGAAGAATCCCAAGACAAACAATTTTTCTCGAAGATGGAGATCGCGTACAGTTTGGCGATCGCATGGCTGAAGTCATCTTCGTTCCCGGACATACCCGCGCGCACATTGCTTACTATTTTCCCCCAGAAGTAGCCACAGAAGCAGGCGACTTATTCTGTGGTGATACCCTATTTGCAGGGGGTTGCGGTCGTATATTTGAAGGGACTCCTGCACAAATGGTGAACTCGTTAAATAAACTTCGTTCTCTACCTGATAATACACAGGTCTGGTGCGCCCATGAATATACGTTAAAAAATTTACAATTTGCCCTGACTGTTGATGGTGAAAACGCTGACTTACAAAAACGCTTTGATGAAGTGAAAGCTTACCGTAATCAGGGAAAAGCTACTATTCCTTCAACGATAGGGGTGGAGAAACGTACCAATCCTTTTTTACGCTGGGAGCAACCGACACTACAATCGGCGGCTAAGAGTAACGATCCGGTGCAGACTTTTGCACGGATTAGGGGAATGAAAGATAAATTTTAG
- a CDS encoding glycosyltransferase family 4 protein → MNKTALKKHYIFFVGETLPKPEAHLVQSTNAANGAANLGYSTVLVYPETQLKTLTPINLLLPFQPRPTPIELIKYYNLHDKLKVAPLPMPWPIDKLQYKFTNSNTLACKYYFPFHILPATKLVHSRNWNFVKAAIKNGVPAIYEHHHHEDKQFEPEIINHPLFQIAVTVADTIRESMIQHGMPPEKVIKLHNGFNRLFMQRQSEKAAEWRNKLLQQHSHLVVYAGGLRQFKGIDVLIEVAREMPNVQFVCAGGNTTEVEHYQKLAQEKQVHNIKFLGYILHHELASLLQAADILAHPHCLGAAATFTSPLKLFDYFASGTPIIATEIPSLMEFKHTQAITAWCEPDNPRKFAESLRHILKTHPRKVEGYANSINFVQQFSWENRATKILSYVDKSLLPPLMD, encoded by the coding sequence ATGAATAAAACTGCTTTGAAAAAGCACTACATATTTTTTGTTGGCGAAACCCTACCAAAGCCTGAAGCTCATTTAGTGCAGTCTACAAATGCAGCCAACGGAGCAGCAAATCTCGGTTACTCAACTGTTTTAGTTTATCCAGAAACACAACTCAAGACTCTAACCCCAATTAATTTACTGCTGCCTTTTCAACCTCGGCCAACACCTATAGAACTAATTAAATATTACAACTTGCACGACAAGTTAAAGGTCGCTCCATTACCCATGCCTTGGCCCATTGACAAACTACAATATAAATTTACTAATTCCAACACTCTTGCCTGTAAATATTATTTTCCGTTTCATATCCTGCCAGCTACCAAACTTGTCCATAGTCGCAACTGGAATTTTGTTAAAGCTGCCATTAAAAATGGTGTCCCGGCCATTTACGAACATCACCATCATGAAGATAAGCAATTTGAGCCGGAAATTATCAATCATCCACTGTTTCAAATTGCAGTTACCGTTGCAGATACCATTCGCGAATCAATGATTCAACATGGTATGCCGCCGGAAAAAGTGATTAAGTTACACAATGGCTTTAATCGCTTATTTATGCAGAGACAATCAGAAAAAGCAGCTGAATGGCGAAATAAATTATTACAACAACATTCACACTTAGTAGTTTATGCCGGAGGGTTACGGCAATTTAAAGGAATTGATGTCTTAATTGAAGTGGCCCGTGAAATGCCAAATGTACAATTTGTTTGTGCAGGTGGTAATACAACTGAAGTCGAACATTATCAAAAATTAGCCCAAGAAAAACAAGTTCACAACATTAAATTTTTGGGCTATATTTTGCACCATGAATTAGCATCTTTACTCCAAGCCGCAGATATTTTAGCTCATCCCCATTGTTTAGGAGCAGCTGCAACTTTCACCTCTCCATTAAAATTATTTGATTATTTTGCTTCGGGAACTCCAATTATCGCTACAGAAATTCCTTCATTAATGGAATTTAAACATACCCAAGCTATTACTGCTTGGTGTGAGCCTGATAATCCGAGAAAATTTGCTGAATCTCTCCGGCATATTTTAAAAACTCATCCCAGAAAAGTAGAGGGTTATGCAAATAGTATAAATTTCGTCCAGCAGTTTTCTTGGGAAAATCGAGCCACCAAAATTTTGAGTTACGTTGATAAATCCTTACTTCCTCCCCTGATGGACTAA
- a CDS encoding glycosyltransferase family 10 domain-containing protein, whose protein sequence is MNIKTIGMISSYRGLENRADWLWQQTPKPFGMWGNIQMRAPAAKPDFLLMYQFDFIQPSPQKSWLDKFRKPQPESTTLDINSLFRGVSKERIVYLLREPPLEEIVEITNRNYQQAQNYCGYVSGPDEFAPTPDYMPAIWYHSNSFQELDEMPCPPKVSTCSWITSGISRTANHRQRLEFLRSLQSNGLKFDLYGRNLPTWANISGELSNKWYGMAPYFYNLAIENYADNNWYVSEKLWDSLLAWCLPIYYGGPAADKLLPPGSFLRLPSLDKKGLAYIHEVTATPDAWYAAKDAIAEARQIILHKLNLLNWLSNFVAQHS, encoded by the coding sequence ATGAATATTAAAACTATAGGTATGATTAGCAGCTATCGAGGTCTAGAAAATAGAGCCGATTGGCTGTGGCAGCAAACTCCCAAGCCATTTGGAATGTGGGGAAATATCCAAATGCGTGCGCCAGCAGCGAAACCAGATTTTCTACTGATGTATCAGTTTGATTTTATCCAACCATCTCCCCAAAAATCTTGGTTAGATAAGTTCCGTAAACCTCAACCAGAGTCAACAACATTAGATATTAATTCTTTATTTCGTGGTGTGAGTAAAGAAAGAATTGTCTATTTATTGAGGGAGCCACCATTAGAAGAAATTGTTGAGATTACTAATCGTAATTATCAGCAAGCTCAAAATTATTGTGGTTATGTTTCTGGCCCCGATGAATTTGCTCCAACTCCCGATTATATGCCTGCAATTTGGTACCATTCTAATTCCTTTCAGGAATTAGATGAAATGCCATGCCCTCCGAAAGTTTCTACTTGTAGTTGGATCACTTCAGGAATTAGTCGCACAGCTAATCATCGCCAACGGTTAGAATTTTTACGCTCTTTGCAATCAAATGGATTGAAGTTTGATTTGTACGGGCGAAATTTACCTACATGGGCAAACATTTCTGGAGAGCTAAGTAATAAATGGTATGGAATGGCACCATATTTTTACAACTTAGCTATTGAAAACTATGCTGACAATAATTGGTATGTCAGTGAGAAACTTTGGGATAGTTTACTGGCTTGGTGCTTACCAATTTACTATGGTGGCCCGGCTGCTGATAAATTATTACCACCAGGCAGTTTTTTAAGATTACCTAGCTTAGATAAAAAAGGTCTCGCGTACATTCACGAAGTAACCGCTACTCCCGATGCTTGGTATGCAGCTAAAGATGCGATCGCAGAAGCACGCCAAATCATTTTACATAAACTAAATCTGCTGAATTGGTTATCAAATTTTGTAGCTCAACACTCATAA
- a CDS encoding ABC transporter ATP-binding protein, whose product MSTKKLLLRFAKPYPGLIILTIILGFSGALFNGISTTLIVPVILRIVGQEVDLSNAPQLLTAIMSPFDKVPENYRIGVMAGAIIFTIFLKNLANYTSTLASSSLTRMLTSDMREAGLQLLLDVDIDYFAKTKVGDLINKLGGEIGRAASTIGSCIRLTILVITIIVFIGLLLSISWQLTIISTLLLSLVTLINQSAIARSRNFGKQLSEMSGAYSISILEVLNGIRLVKSTGNESREFQHIKKLIRAREKADFQSQVNSEAIGPLSEIMGVTALMLIVLLSKLFFADQIVSLSAVLLTYLLVLLRVLPLISQLNSIRSSFASTSTSVDMVSEFLSFTNKPFMGNGKLTYTKLEKGVSFNSLSFNYPGHEKLVLKDVTLDLPRGQTLALVGSSGAGKSTLAELLPRFYDPVAGSITIDGKDLREFDVISLRKRMGIVSQDTFLFNDSVRNNISYGRPEASEEEITSAAKQANAYEFIIKLPQGFDTLIGDRGVMLSGGQRQRLAIARALVQNPEILILDEATSALDTVSERLVQSALDDLSRDRTTLVIAHRLSTVQKADQIAVLDHGTVVEKGTHEELLEKGGFYSRLYSMQFTDRNDKNSARLKILSAMRKYSAQVAYPEVVTQHNQSLVRISHEIRTQLNSMIGFLNLLLEDLIDDVEERHEIIEESYKSAWRILNIIDIFDDIVDLKTNKNLLQFVEQNQASLLLQPSSLIQMSYDFRTSLNLIRSSLRSLADNTSTTSEEQNQLISESYQSSMYLLDKLEKLEDIITNYNYE is encoded by the coding sequence ATGTCTACCAAAAAATTGCTACTCAGATTTGCCAAACCTTATCCTGGTCTGATTATTTTGACAATAATTCTAGGCTTTTCCGGAGCATTATTTAATGGTATAAGTACAACTTTAATTGTGCCAGTAATTTTAAGAATTGTCGGGCAAGAAGTAGATTTAAGCAATGCCCCCCAACTTTTAACAGCTATTATGTCTCCTTTTGATAAAGTTCCAGAAAATTACCGCATTGGGGTGATGGCTGGAGCAATTATCTTCACAATATTTTTAAAAAATTTAGCAAATTATACCAGCACTTTAGCATCAAGTTCTTTAACAAGAATGCTGACATCAGATATGCGAGAAGCTGGATTACAATTATTACTAGACGTTGATATAGATTATTTTGCCAAGACGAAAGTTGGCGATTTAATAAATAAATTGGGTGGAGAAATTGGACGTGCTGCAAGTACTATAGGAAGTTGCATCAGGTTAACTATTCTTGTAATTACAATTATCGTTTTTATTGGTTTATTATTATCAATATCTTGGCAATTAACAATTATTTCTACATTGTTGCTGTCGTTGGTCACTTTAATCAATCAGTCTGCTATTGCTCGTTCTCGAAACTTTGGCAAGCAGCTAAGCGAAATGTCTGGTGCATATTCAATTTCTATATTAGAAGTCTTAAATGGTATTCGCTTAGTTAAGTCAACAGGCAACGAATCTAGAGAATTTCAACATATTAAAAAGCTAATTCGGGCGCGCGAAAAAGCAGACTTCCAATCTCAAGTTAATTCAGAAGCGATTGGGCCTCTAAGCGAGATTATGGGAGTTACAGCTTTAATGCTGATTGTATTATTAAGTAAACTTTTCTTTGCAGATCAGATAGTATCTCTTTCTGCCGTACTTTTAACTTATTTATTAGTTTTATTGCGGGTACTGCCATTAATTTCGCAACTCAATTCTATTCGCAGTAGTTTTGCCAGCACATCTACCAGCGTGGACATGGTAAGTGAATTTTTGAGCTTTACTAACAAGCCATTCATGGGCAACGGTAAGCTGACATACACAAAATTAGAAAAAGGAGTAAGTTTTAATTCATTATCCTTTAACTACCCTGGCCATGAAAAGTTGGTGCTTAAAGATGTGACATTAGATTTACCCCGTGGTCAAACTCTGGCATTAGTAGGCAGTTCTGGAGCAGGGAAATCAACTTTAGCAGAGCTGTTACCCAGATTTTATGACCCAGTAGCTGGCTCTATTACTATCGACGGTAAAGACTTGCGGGAATTTGATGTTATATCCTTGAGAAAACGGATGGGGATTGTTAGCCAAGATACCTTTCTGTTTAATGACTCAGTACGAAATAACATTTCCTATGGCAGACCGGAAGCTAGCGAAGAGGAAATTACCTCGGCTGCCAAACAAGCAAACGCATACGAGTTTATTATTAAATTGCCTCAAGGATTTGATACCTTAATTGGTGATCGCGGTGTCATGTTATCTGGAGGACAAAGGCAAAGATTAGCGATCGCTCGCGCCTTAGTCCAAAATCCAGAAATTCTCATTCTCGACGAAGCCACCAGCGCCTTAGATACCGTTTCTGAACGCTTAGTCCAAAGTGCCTTGGATGACCTCAGCCGCGATCGCACAACTTTGGTAATAGCTCACCGTCTTTCTACAGTCCAAAAAGCCGATCAAATAGCAGTCTTAGATCATGGAACGGTAGTAGAGAAAGGTACCCATGAAGAACTGTTAGAAAAAGGTGGTTTTTACTCGCGCCTCTACTCCATGCAATTTACCGATCGTAATGATAAGAACTCGGCAAGGTTAAAAATCCTCAGTGCAATGCGTAAATACTCAGCACAGGTTGCCTATCCTGAGGTTGTTACTCAACACAATCAAAGCTTAGTCCGCATTTCTCACGAAATTCGGACACAACTTAACTCAATGATTGGGTTTCTCAACTTATTACTTGAGGATCTGATAGATGATGTCGAAGAACGGCACGAAATTATTGAAGAAAGCTACAAATCAGCCTGGAGAATTCTGAACATTATTGATATTTTTGACGATATTGTTGACTTAAAAACGAATAAAAATTTACTTCAATTTGTTGAACAAAATCAGGCTAGCTTACTTCTGCAACCATCAAGCCTGATTCAAATGTCTTACGATTTTCGGACTTCGCTGAATCTTATTCGCAGTTCTCTCCGCTCTCTTGCAGATAACACCTCAACTACTTCTGAAGAGCAAAATCAATTAATATCAGAATCTTATCAGTCTTCCATGTATCTATTAGATAAATTAGAAAAGCTCGAAGATATTATTACTAACTATAATTATGAATAA
- a CDS encoding glycosyltransferase family 4 protein translates to MRAYLLGKAIKTLDINVEIIGFLFGNKLYSDLPAEFKVYHLPGSNFPGFAQEIRKIIPKIKGDIVYAIKPKVASFGVALLKKISSKKPIILDIDDWELSWHGGDEWRYQPTVKQLARDVLKPDGALKNPNHPLYVKWMENLRNYADAVTVHTKFLQQRFGGTLIPNGKDTSLFDPAKYEPEGSRIRYALSAYKILMFPGAPRPYKGLEDVLIALDQINQPDFRLVIVGGSPYDDYDQQLQQKWENWIIQLPNYPAEIMPDVVAAAHMIVVPQRDTLETRAQFPLKLTDGMSMAKPVLSTRVGDIPEILGESGYLVEPASPEQIAAQIKLIFDDLELANARGSNLRERCVEKYSVEAMAFQLKSVIFRI, encoded by the coding sequence ATGCGTGCCTACTTGTTAGGTAAAGCTATAAAAACTTTAGATATTAATGTGGAAATTATTGGTTTTTTATTTGGTAATAAATTATATAGCGATTTACCAGCAGAATTTAAAGTCTACCATTTACCTGGTAGTAATTTTCCAGGCTTTGCTCAAGAGATTCGCAAAATTATCCCTAAAATTAAAGGAGATATAGTTTATGCTATCAAGCCAAAAGTAGCAAGTTTTGGAGTAGCTTTGCTAAAAAAAATATCTAGTAAAAAACCAATAATCTTAGATATAGATGACTGGGAACTCAGTTGGCATGGTGGTGATGAATGGCGATATCAACCCACAGTTAAACAGTTAGCCAGGGACGTATTAAAACCAGATGGAGCGCTGAAAAATCCTAATCATCCGTTATATGTAAAATGGATGGAGAATTTGAGAAATTATGCCGATGCTGTGACAGTACATACTAAATTTCTCCAGCAGCGTTTTGGCGGTACCTTAATTCCCAATGGCAAAGATACATCTTTATTCGATCCGGCTAAATATGAGCCTGAAGGCAGCAGAATTCGCTATGCTTTATCTGCATATAAAATTTTAATGTTTCCTGGCGCTCCTCGACCCTATAAAGGCTTAGAAGATGTTCTCATAGCACTAGATCAAATTAATCAGCCTGACTTTAGGTTAGTAATTGTTGGTGGTAGTCCTTATGATGATTACGATCAGCAACTTCAACAAAAGTGGGAAAATTGGATTATTCAATTACCCAATTATCCCGCTGAAATAATGCCTGATGTAGTTGCGGCTGCTCACATGATTGTTGTTCCCCAAAGAGATACACTCGAAACTCGCGCGCAATTTCCCTTGAAACTTACAGATGGAATGTCAATGGCTAAACCTGTATTATCAACGCGAGTTGGTGATATTCCCGAAATTTTAGGTGAAAGCGGTTATTTAGTTGAACCTGCTAGTCCTGAGCAAATTGCAGCACAAATTAAATTAATATTTGATGATTTAGAGTTAGCAAATGCACGAGGTAGCAATTTACGGGAGCGATGTGTCGAAAAATATAGTGTAGAAGCTATGGCTTTTCAGCTAAAATCCGTAATTTTTCGGATTTGA